A section of the Micromonas commoda chromosome 14, complete sequence genome encodes:
- the TUA1 gene encoding alpha tubulin 1: protein MREVISIHIGQAGIQTGNACWELYCLEHGIQPDGQMPSDKTIGGGDDAFNTFFSETGAGKHVPRAVFLDLEPTVIDEVRTGTYRQLFHPEQLISGKEDAANNFARGHYTIGKEIVDLCLDRIRKLADNCTGLQGFMVFNAVGGGTGSGLGSLLLERLSVDYGKKSKLGFTIYPSPQVSTAVVEPYNSVLSTHSLLEHTDVAVMLDNEAIYDICRRSLDIERPTYTNLNRLVGQVISSLTASLRFDGALNVDITEFQTNLVPYPRIHFMLSSYAPVISAEKAYHEQLSVAEITNSAYEPASMMAKCDPRHGKYMACCLMYRGDVVPKDVNAAVATIKTKRTIQFVDWCPTGFKCGINYQPPTVVPGGDLAKVQRAVCMISNSTAIAEVFSRLDHKFDLMYAKRAFVHWYVGEGMEEGEFSEAREDLAALEKDYEEVGAESAEGDGEDEEY from the exons ATGCGTGAGGTTATCTCCATCCACATCGGCCAGGCCGGTATCCAGACCGGTAACGCGTGCTGGGAGCTTTACTGCCTCGAGCACGGCATCCAGCCTGA CGGCCAGATGCCCTCCGACAAGACCatcggtggcggcgacgacgctttCAACACCTTCTTCTCCGAGACTGGTGCTGGCAAGcacgtcccccgcgccgtcttcCTCGATCTCGAGCCCACCGTGATCGACGAGGTCCGCACCGGCACCTACCGCCAGCTCTTCCACCCCGAGCAGCTCATCTCCGgcaaggaggacgccgcgaacaaCTTCGCCCGTGGTCACTACACCATCGGCAAGGAGATCGTCGACCTCTGCCTCGACCGCATCCGCAAGCTCGCGGACAACTGCACCGGTCTCCAGGGCTTCATGGTCTTcaacgccgtcggcggtggtACCGGCTCCGGTCTCGgctccctcctcctcgagcgcctctcCGTTGACTACGGCAAGAAGTCCAAGCTCGGCTTCACCATCTACCCCTCCCCCCAggtgtccaccgcggtcgtcgagccCTACAACTCCGTGCTCTCCACCCACTCCCTCCTCGAGcacaccgacgtcgccgtcatgCTTGACAACGAGGCCATCTACGACATCTGCCGCAGGTCCCTCGACATCGAGCGCCCCACCTACACCAACCTCAACCGCCTCGTCGGCCAGGTGATCTCTTCCCTcaccgcgtccctccgcTTCGACGGTGCGCTCAACGTTGATATCACCGAGTTCCAGACCAACCTGGTGCCCTACCCTCGCATCCACTTCATGCTCTCCTCCTACGCCCCCGTGATctccgcggagaaggcgtaCCACGAGCAgctctccgtcgcggagatcACCAACTCCGCGTACGAGCCCGCCTCCATGATGGCCAAGTGCGACCCCCGCCACGGCAAGTACATGGCGTGCTGCCTCATGTACCGTGGTGACGTCGTCCCCAAGGACGTCAACGCCGCTGTCGCCACCATCAAGACCAAGCGCACCATCCAGTTCGTCGACTGGTGCCCCACCGGCTTCAAGTGCGGTATCAACTACCAGCCCCCcaccgtcgtccccggcggtgaCCTCGCCAAGGTGCAGCGCGCCGTCTGCATGATCTCCAACTccaccgccatcgcggaggtgtTCTCCCGCCTCGACCACAAGTTCGACCTCATGTACGCCAAGCGTGCCTTCGTCCACTGGTACGTCGGTGAGGGtatggaggagggcgagttctccgaggctcgcgaggatctcgccgccctcgagaaGGACTACGAGGAGGTCGGCGCCGAGTCCGctgagggcgacggcgaggacgaggagtaCTAA
- a CDS encoding predicted protein, producing the protein MATHSDAVDEYYYEDLEQNVQGPYPWSNLDEWSMKGWFKDDVKVKRGSNGKWITLKEARLERMGAKTADAAAKAMPPPPAKPSAPAAGNGSNLDLYPNFKPSACYTEDIDDRIRRMIREGKFDAQIKALRAGLDEDKLVGDVSMAALRGVADDSSKDAAATEKQGGGKRGRDEGKAGEDGDQGKKARTAGKFPVKEPKVPVEIPTEKQDVVDPRVRSEPPKSKGGKKKKNTDDEKPTLDLPLPIFAEEKEAGEAAPEGKTGKTKDDGYQSDDSWDKKPGILEDPEEIEREKREKELERARREEEARAAEERAAQLARAEAEARARKKEEEELLAKIDPEDLKIAKLARDPQGGDWSLPNPNDGWRWTKAWWWKDDGGSEGG; encoded by the exons ATGGCGACCCACAGTGATGCTGTCGACGAGTACTACTATGAGGACTTGGAG CAAAATGTGCAAGGCCCTTACCCGTGGAGCAATTTAGACGAATGGAGTATGAAGGGATGGTTCAAAGACGACGTCAAGGTGAAACGCGGCTCGAACGGGAAATGGATCACGTTGAAAGAGGCTCGGCTCGAACGGATGGGCGCGAAGActgccgacgcggcggccaaggctatgccgcctcccccggcgaaaccctcggcgccggccgcAGGGAATGGATCGAACCTGGATCTCTATCCGAACTTCAAGCCGAGCGCATGTTACAccgaggacatcgacgatCGGATCCGCCGCATGATCAGGGAGGGGAAGTTCGATGCACAAATAAAGGCTCTGCGAGCTGGACTTGATGAGGACAAGCTGGTTGGAGACGTCAGCATGGCCGCGTTGCGCGGAGTAGCCGATGACAGCTCGAAggatgccgccgccaccgagaAGCAGGGTGGCGGCAAGAGGGGGCGGGACGAGGGGAAAGCGGGTGAGGATGGCGACCAAGGGAAgaaggcgaggacggcggggaaGTTTCCGGTTAAGGAGCCGAAGGTCCCGGTTGAGATCCCGACGGAGAAGCAGGATGTGGTCGACCCGAGGGTGAGGTCCGAGCCCCCGAAATCCAAGGGTGgaaagaagaagaagaacaccgacgacgagaagccGACGCTGGACCTGCCTCTCCCCAtcttcgccgaggagaaggaagCCGGCGAGGCTGCGCCCGAGGGAAAGACGGGGAAAACGAAGGATGACGGGTACCAGTCGGACGATAGCTGGGACAAAAAGCCGGGCATCCTGGAGGATCCGGAGGAGATTGAGCGCGAAAAGAGAgagaaggagctcgaacgcgcgcgacgtgaggaggaggccagggcggcggaggagagggccgcgcagctcgcgagggcggaagccgaggcgcgcgcgcggaaaaaggaggaggaagaacTGCTGGCAAAGATCGATCCGGAGGATCTCAAAatcgccaagctcgcgaggGATCCCCAGGGCGGAGACTGGTCCCTGCCCAATCCCAACGACGGCTGGCGCTGGACAAAAG CTTGGTGGTGGAAGGATGACGGTGGCTCGGAGGGCGGATGA
- a CDS encoding predicted protein encodes MDVDVATFEARAEEAERRIAALELKISEGATVPAAPAGDAAAGDEFKKKFYDQLVALRVELGKSRVERAAMIRQAEEDKAKIEMLEEENTKMSYRIKHLVRAVREEMAKKYPEAKNVDR; translated from the coding sequence atggacgtcgacgtcgcaactttcgaggctcgcgcggaggaggcggagcgccgcatcgccgccctcgagtTGAAGATATCCGAGGGCGCGACCGTgccggccgcgcccgccggggacgcggcggccggggatGAGTTCAAGAAGAAGTTCTACGACCAGCTGGTGGCTCTTCGAGTGGAGCTGGGCAAGTCGCGCGTGGAGAGGGCCGCGATGATAAggcaggcggaggaggataAGGCGAAGATTGAGAtgctggaggaggagaacACCAAGATGAGCTACAGGATCAAACACCTGGTAAGGGCGGTCAGGGAGGAGATGGCCAAGAAGTACCCGGAGGCGAAGAACGTGGATCGATGA
- a CDS encoding glycosyltransferase family 76 protein (related to Dol-P-Man: a-mannosyltransferases): MVLSVWRAATLARGCTLAFMIAFDLIVDDYDTSGSLSPGPGPRDPSSSALCRRAEGLVTWDSVYFARVATNGYEYEQTHAFFPLLPWLMRALSPLFGGGSCGVAVSGLAVSNAAHVASAVALERLGTSILDDEVLARAAAMLYAFNPAAVFHSAIYTEPLFAFLSFTGCLLLARTRKNAACVAFALASLARSNGVLNLIHLAFDFWRSALAPALRQMRRLWGEEEEGGLATASFVFLARCVSVLAPTLWFQWMGYRTFCLGGGDPNGYYAANPRPWCASWRPFPNVYAFVQDHYWNVGLFRYYSPKQLPNFLLALPALGASVHAARAYVKGADEDATWTRKEPLRPFMFQWCVMALAAAAVMHVQVATRFLSVSPAVYWYLAKVGANEGAGTRKIRRIVSTYCVVFGLVGTLMFPTFYPWT, translated from the exons atgGTGCTCTCGGTGTGGCGGGCCGCGACCCTAGCGCGGGGTTGCACCCTGGCGTTCATGATCGCCTTTGATCTCATCGTCGACGATTACGACACCTCCGGCTCGTTGTCACCCGGCCCAGGTCCGCGGGACCCGTCGTCTTCCGCGCTATGTCGACGAGCGGAGGGATTGGTGACCTGGGACTCGGTGTacttcgcgcgcgtcgcgacgaacggTTACGAGTACGAGCAGACGCACGCGTTCTTCCCCTTGCTCCCGTGGCTCATGCGAGCGCTGTCGCCTTTGTTCGGTGGTGGGTCGTGCGGGGTCGCGGTATCGGGCCTCGCGGTTTCGAACGCAGCgcacgtcgcctccgcggtggcgctggagcGACTCGGCACCTcgatcctcgacgacgaggtgctGGCGCGTGCCGCGGCTATGCTCTACGCGTTCAatcccgccgcggtgttcCACAGCGCGATATACACCGAGCCGCTGTTCGCATTCCTATCTTTCACCGGGTGCCTGCTgctggcgaggacgaggaagaacgccgcgtgcgtcgcgttcgcTCTCGCGTCTCTCGCGCGTTCGAACGGGGTTCTCAACCTGATTCACCTGGCGTTCGACTTttggcgctcggcgctcgcgccggcgctgaGACAGATGCGACGGCTTTGGGGAGAGGAAGAAGAGGGCG GtctggcgacggcgtcgtttGTGTTTTTGGCTCGCTGCGTGTCGGTTTTGGCGCCGACGCTATGGTTTCAATGGATGGGGTACCGCACTTTCTgcctcggcggaggagaccCGAACGGGTACTACGCTGCGAACCCTAGGCCGTGGTGCGCGTCGTGGAGGCCGTTCCCGAACGTATACGCCTTCGTGCAGGATCACTACTGGAACGTCGGGCTCTTCCGCTATTACTCGCCGAAACAGCTGCCAAACTTTCTGTTGGCACTGCCGGCGTTGGGGGCGAGTGTGCACGCGGCTCGTGCGTACGTcaagggcgcggacgaggacgcgacgtggacgagaaAGGAGCCTCTTCGACCGTTCATGTTTCAGTGGTGCGTcatggccctcgccgcggcggctgtgATGCACGTCCAGGTGGCGACGCGTTTCCTCTCCGTCAGCCCCGCGGTGTACTGGTACCTGGCGAAGGTCGGCGCAAACGAGGGTGCGGGGACGAGAAAGATACGAAGGATCGTCAGCACGTACTGCGTGGTGTTCGGGCTCGTCGGCACCCTGATGTTCCCGACCTTCTACCCGTGGACGTGA
- a CDS encoding predicted protein — MRVSLLSVIAVLAAAVLPDRGATALRVAFVADTGIGNDNPGVWTDWQGNKQGYYKLNGVDCLDFAGEPCALYSRARDVLTAAKDNGAELIVHAGDMDYESAPRMWRYFVDETIRNQGMDFLAVKGNHDADGWDGVQNLWSGNPEGYAAQLRGTVPARANCRGSYGEDMVCDYGPVAFVLSSVGVEEAGEGSDTNRRHYEFLERALSGSDARWKVCVWHMNMEDMQVSYKGDSTGWGAYEICRKHGAFIVTGHAHTYSRTKQMARFGTKQWSHTKKYLRVSGNDDSRIHLHPGEEDGTSAVAVVGFGGYKNEAMLRGGKHWAKVYSTSCLDGDPVCEQASDDEKFGALLCDFPDDPGSSETECWTVTTVRPGASNRQKRRSYRNPKDRFWLIAGEDPDAGEGRTANTYSTMSSGNQRSFDGSLDRSECFDVQPQDHECILQKRWGKCDDWWLKNGGYCAKTCGRCVELLEVKEYEDYIEEKDDDDETNEAQVPASKGVAAETPDESDYMNMDEVDFYAIAEDVLEGRG; from the coding sequence ATGCGCGTATCGCTACTGAGCGTGatcgcggtcctcgccgcggcggtcctccCCGACCgaggcgccaccgcgcttcgcgtcgcgttcgtcgccgacaCCGGTATCGGCAACGACAACCCCGGTGTGTGGACAGACTGGCAAGGCAACAAGCAAGGGTACTACAAGTTGAACGGGGTCGACTGCCTCGACTTCGCCGGCGAGCCCTGCGCCCTTTactcccgcgcgcgtgatgTTCTCACTGCGGCGAAGGACAACGGCGCGGAACTGATTGTCCACGCGGGAGACATGGACTACGAGAGCGCCCCGAGGATGTGGAGGTACTTCGTGGACGAGACGATACGCAACCAGGGTATGGACTTCCTCGCCGTCAAAGGAAaccacgacgccgacgggtgGGACGGAGTACAGAATTTATGGAGCGGTAACCCCGAAGGATACGCCGCGCAGCTGAGGGGcaccgtccccgcgcgcgcgaactgCCGCGGGTCATACGGCGAGGACATGGTTTGCGACTACGGACCAGTCGCGTTTGTGCTCAGTTcagtcggcgtcgaggaagcCGGCGAGGGCTCAGACACCAACCGACGCCACTACGAGTTCCTCGAGCGGGCACTCTCCGGTTCTGACGCCAGGTGGAAGGTGTGCGTCTGGCATATGAACATGGAGGACATGCAGGTCAGCTACAAAGGAGACAGCACTGGATGGGGCGCGTACGAGATTTGCCGCAAACACGGAGCCTTCATCGTCACCGGTCACGCGCACACGTACTCGCGCACGAAACAAATGGCCAGGTTCGGCACCAAGCAATGGAGCCACACCAAGAAGTATCTTCGAGTATCTGGAAACGACGACTCGCGCATCCACCTTCATCCTGGAGAAGAAGATGGCACGAGCGCGGTTGCCGTGGTTGGCTTCGGTGGCTACAAGAACGAGGCgatgctccgcggcggcaaacACTGGGCCAAGGTGTACTCGACCTCTTGCCTCGACGGCGATCCCGTTTGCGAGCAAGCTTCGGACGATGAGAAGTTCGGTGCGCTTCTATGCGACTTTCCCGACGACCCTGGCTCGTCCGAGACTGAGTGCTGGACGGTGACCACCGTTCGTCCGGGCGCGTCGAATCGCCAAAAGCGCCGATCATACCGCAACCCAAAGGACAGGTTCTGGctcatcgcgggcgaggacccgGATGCGGGCGAAGGGCGGACCGCGAATACGTACTCCACGATGTCGAGCGGTAACCAACGCTCCTTCGACGGGAGTCTAGACCGCAGCGAATGCTTCGACGTTCAGCCGCAAGACCACGAGTGCATCCTGCAAAAACGCTGGGGCAAGTGCGACGACTGGTGGCTCAAGAACGGCGGATACTGCGCCAAGACCTGCGGGCGGTGCGTGGAGCTGCTCGAGGTGAAAGAATACGAGGATTACATCGAAGaaaaggacgacgacgacgaaacgAACGAGGCGCAGGTCCCCGCGTCGAAAGGCGTCGCGGCTGAGACCCCGGACGAGTCCGACTACATGAACATGGACGAAGTCGACTTctacgccatcgccgaggacgtcctcgagggccGCGGGTGA
- a CDS encoding predicted protein, whose amino-acid sequence MPYPPPPSFYKLYDPAREEPPPGPPPPAVGQYTAFGATHTTEKVEDVLHSAKLYTTDGDIREELKRLNKDLLTRFTVLAANMVQAPSQYQRRVEEISLLMNNIHHLLNAVRPCQARSTLEHALTEQAKQKRERLNDLREWTKKAEEAMGGAPAGLKEAVEEAVAAAESRDDAMVE is encoded by the exons ATGCCGTACCCTCCGCCTCCCAGCTTCTACAAGCTATACGATCCCGCCAGGGAGGAGCCGCCCCCCGGTCCTCCCCCGCCTGCCGTCGGGCAGTACACGGCCTTCGGGGCGACGCACACG ACCGAGAAGGTGGAGGATGTGCTGCACAGTGCGAAGCTGTACACGACTGACGGAG ACATACGCGAGGAGCTCAAACGGCTGAACAAGGATCTTCTCACACGTTTTACCGTGCTCGCGGCCAACATGGTGCAAGCCCCGAGCCAGTACCAGCGCAGGGTTGAGGAGATCTCCCTGTTGATGAACAATATTCACCACCTTTTGAACGCGGTGCGACCGTGTCAGGCGAGGTCGACGCTGGAGCACGCGCTGACCGAGCAGGCGAAGCAGAAGAGGGAGAGGCTGAATGACCTGAGGGAGTGGACaaagaaggcggaggaggcgatgggAGGGGCACCGGCCGGGCtgaaggaggcggtggaggaagccgtcgccgccgcggagagccGGGATGACGCCATGGTCGAGTAG